A stretch of Elusimicrobiota bacterium DNA encodes these proteins:
- a CDS encoding 4Fe-4S dicluster domain-containing protein, translating into MVRVPARGQEMTFEVSRRSLLKGMVGAVAAAGLPHSTRAEGPVVKSDVFSVLVDIPRCIGCRACMRGCQRANDLDAPQDLMDMEHLESRLEPTHNLWTVVNREGVETRRHVKRQCMHCLEPACVSVCPVAALHQTEAGPVLYRESRCIGCRYCMVACPFDVPRFEWNNGLTPVIGKCQFCASQRLFKGLPPGCVEACPTGALKFGRRDEMLFEAKARVHARPDVYVPHVFGEEEVGGTSWLYISDVPFEKLGFKKNLPKRPLPSLTWDVVSWIPGIVAVLGSLFGLLAFNLSRKTHSPSAPKDEA; encoded by the coding sequence GTGGTACGCGTTCCGGCCCGGGGCCAAGAAATGACCTTTGAGGTGTCCCGCCGTTCCCTGTTGAAGGGGATGGTGGGCGCGGTGGCGGCCGCGGGGCTGCCCCACTCGACCCGGGCCGAAGGCCCGGTGGTCAAAAGCGACGTGTTCAGCGTGCTGGTGGACATCCCCCGTTGCATCGGCTGCCGGGCGTGCATGCGCGGCTGCCAACGGGCCAACGATCTGGACGCGCCCCAGGACCTCATGGACATGGAGCACCTCGAGTCCCGCCTCGAGCCGACCCACAACCTCTGGACCGTGGTCAACCGCGAAGGGGTAGAAACCCGCCGGCACGTCAAGCGTCAATGCATGCATTGCTTGGAGCCGGCCTGCGTGTCGGTGTGCCCCGTGGCCGCCCTCCATCAAACGGAAGCGGGCCCGGTCCTTTACCGGGAGAGCCGGTGCATCGGCTGCCGTTACTGCATGGTCGCCTGCCCCTTCGACGTTCCGCGGTTCGAATGGAACAACGGCCTGACGCCGGTGATCGGCAAATGTCAATTCTGCGCCTCCCAGCGTTTGTTCAAGGGCCTGCCCCCCGGGTGCGTGGAGGCCTGCCCGACCGGCGCCCTCAAGTTCGGCCGACGCGACGAGATGCTTTTTGAAGCCAAGGCGCGAGTTCACGCCCGGCCCGACGTGTACGTCCCCCACGTTTTCGGCGAGGAGGAAGTCGGGGGCACCTCCTGGCTCTACATTTCCGACGTGCCCTTCGAGAAGCTGGGGTTCAAAAAAAACCTGCCCAAACGGCCTCTGCCGTCCTTGACCTGGGACGTGGTCAGTTGGATCCCCGGGATCGTCGCGGTGCTCGGATCGCTCTTCGGGCTCCTGGCGTTCAACCTTTCCCGCAAAACCCATTCGCCGTCGGCGCCGAAGGACGAAGCGTGA
- the nrfD gene encoding polysulfide reductase NrfD, producing MIGWLFLTAVAGVLGWLAVSYGLGRPPRHGLSWAAGATGALWAVTAVVLAIRFTRGMGVMTHMTDVNPWGIWVGFLQAGVALSGGGFVMAATVHIFHIKRFEPILRPVVLLAFLGYVFVALTLFIEVGRPYNLWHPLAMWQHHSIMFEVAWCVTLYLTVLAVEFSPAVLERLGYGRAVEALHRAAIPIVILGVILSTLHQSSMGTMFLIVPQKIHPLWSSTLLPVFFLVSSVAVGLCVTVVASFYAARIFGKTLDRWLLADLARAASMVLFLYAALRLVDVSARNAWGRFTDPGWLGGVFLLEVGGGALLPAFLLSRRAVRDRPRWTVAACLPVLAGVVLNRLTVSWLAMVPYTGPGYFPHWMEVSVSFALLTGVAVVFGVAVRTLPVYPAADSPSATILPVRG from the coding sequence GTGATCGGCTGGCTTTTTTTAACCGCGGTGGCCGGGGTGTTGGGCTGGCTGGCCGTGAGCTACGGACTCGGGCGTCCACCCCGCCACGGGCTTTCGTGGGCCGCCGGGGCGACCGGCGCCCTGTGGGCCGTGACCGCGGTGGTGCTGGCGATCCGGTTCACCCGCGGCATGGGGGTCATGACCCACATGACCGACGTCAATCCCTGGGGGATCTGGGTGGGGTTCCTGCAGGCCGGGGTGGCGTTGTCCGGGGGCGGGTTCGTCATGGCGGCCACGGTGCACATCTTCCACATCAAGCGGTTCGAGCCGATCCTTCGCCCGGTCGTGCTTCTGGCGTTCCTCGGCTACGTTTTTGTCGCCCTCACCTTGTTCATCGAAGTCGGGCGCCCGTACAATCTGTGGCACCCCTTGGCAATGTGGCAGCACCATTCCATCATGTTTGAAGTGGCCTGGTGCGTGACCCTCTATTTGACCGTGCTGGCCGTGGAGTTTAGCCCCGCCGTTCTGGAGCGACTCGGCTACGGGCGGGCGGTGGAGGCGCTCCATCGGGCGGCGATTCCCATCGTGATTTTGGGCGTGATCTTGTCCACGTTGCACCAATCGTCCATGGGGACGATGTTCCTGATCGTTCCGCAGAAGATTCACCCCCTCTGGTCGTCGACCTTGCTGCCGGTGTTTTTCCTGGTCTCGTCGGTGGCGGTGGGGCTGTGCGTGACCGTGGTCGCGTCGTTCTATGCGGCGCGGATTTTCGGCAAAACGCTCGATCGGTGGTTGTTGGCCGATCTGGCCCGGGCGGCCAGCATGGTGCTGTTTTTGTACGCCGCGTTGCGACTGGTGGACGTGTCGGCCCGGAACGCCTGGGGCCGGTTCACCGATCCGGGGTGGCTGGGAGGCGTTTTCCTGTTGGAAGTGGGGGGCGGGGCCCTGCTGCCGGCGTTCCTATTGTCCCGCCGCGCCGTTCGGGATCGGCCCCGCTGGACGGTGGCGGCGTGCCTGCCCGTCTTGGCGGGCGTGGTGTTGAATCGTTTGACCGTGAGCTGGTTGGCGATGGTCCCCTACACGGGCCCGGGCTATTTTCCGCATTGGATGGAGGTGTCGGTGTCCTTTGCGCTTTTGACGGGGGTGGCCGTGGTGTTCGGCGTCGCGGTGCGGACGTTGCCCGTCTATCCGGCCGCGGATTCGCCGTCGGCGACGATCCTTCCGGTTCGGGGTTAA
- a CDS encoding NapC/NirT family cytochrome c, with amino-acid sequence MNERRFPEHFYNWISLAGAALAVGAFSIIVLLILIDFVVQETTLYLGMLTYMILPGFLVAGLAMVLGGALWERRRRARGLSASLEKSFNIDLRNPQTRRAILIGVAVTSVFLVASSLGTYKAYHISESTKFCGTLCHSVMSPEYTAYQRSSHARVACVACHIGPGADWFVKSKLTGAYQVYSTMFHKFARPIETPIKNLRPARDTCLQCHWPEKFFGERKHVNPHFLADEKNTPYPITLLVKIGGGSAQSNGGSGIHWHMMISNKLEYIARDRARQEIAWVRSTSRDGRVSVYEDPDNALTPEEKAKAEIRTMDCIDCHNRPSHNYRPPQKEVNAALAAGDIPTNLPFIKREAVKALDAEYADSAAARAAIADKIRGFYEKEYPAVWASRRADVEAAARAVQTIYAQNFFPEMRVTWRAYPENIGHSLAAGCFRCHGTGLKTSTGGTITKNCSTCHTIMAQGTGPGADTVALKGLPFRHPQDIGGMEQEGQCSACHQGGAELY; translated from the coding sequence ATGAACGAGCGTCGATTCCCGGAGCACTTCTACAATTGGATTTCCCTGGCGGGGGCCGCCCTGGCCGTGGGGGCTTTTTCCATCATCGTCCTTTTAATCCTGATCGATTTCGTCGTCCAAGAAACCACGTTGTATCTGGGCATGTTGACCTACATGATCTTGCCCGGTTTTCTGGTGGCGGGGCTGGCCATGGTGTTGGGGGGCGCCCTCTGGGAGCGCCGCCGACGGGCCCGGGGCCTGTCCGCGAGCCTGGAGAAATCGTTCAACATCGATCTGCGGAATCCGCAAACCCGCCGGGCCATCCTGATCGGCGTCGCGGTGACGTCGGTGTTCCTGGTGGCCTCCAGCCTGGGGACCTACAAGGCCTATCACATTTCCGAATCGACCAAGTTTTGCGGCACCCTTTGCCACTCCGTGATGTCCCCCGAATACACCGCCTACCAACGGTCCTCTCACGCCCGGGTGGCGTGCGTGGCCTGCCACATCGGGCCCGGGGCGGACTGGTTCGTCAAATCGAAACTGACGGGCGCCTATCAAGTGTATTCCACGATGTTTCACAAATTCGCCCGGCCCATCGAAACCCCCATCAAGAACCTTCGCCCCGCCCGGGACACGTGCCTGCAGTGCCATTGGCCCGAAAAATTCTTCGGCGAGCGCAAGCACGTGAACCCGCACTTTTTAGCCGACGAGAAGAACACGCCCTACCCGATCACCCTGCTGGTCAAAATCGGCGGGGGATCGGCCCAATCCAACGGGGGGTCGGGCATTCATTGGCACATGATGATTTCCAATAAACTGGAATACATCGCCCGCGACCGGGCGCGGCAGGAAATCGCCTGGGTGCGCAGCACCTCCCGGGACGGGCGCGTGAGCGTCTACGAAGACCCGGACAACGCCCTCACCCCCGAGGAAAAAGCCAAGGCGGAAATTCGGACGATGGATTGCATCGATTGCCACAACCGTCCCAGCCACAATTACCGCCCTCCCCAAAAGGAAGTCAACGCGGCCCTGGCCGCCGGGGACATCCCGACGAACCTGCCCTTCATCAAGCGGGAGGCGGTGAAGGCCCTGGACGCGGAATACGCCGACAGCGCGGCGGCGCGCGCCGCCATCGCGGACAAAATTCGCGGATTCTACGAAAAGGAATACCCGGCGGTGTGGGCGTCCCGTCGGGCGGACGTGGAGGCGGCCGCCCGGGCCGTCCAGACGATCTACGCGCAAAACTTCTTCCCCGAAATGCGGGTGACCTGGCGCGCCTACCCGGAAAACATCGGCCACTCCCTGGCGGCCGGGTGCTTCCGCTGCCACGGCACGGGCCTCAAAACGTCGACGGGCGGGACGATCACCAAAAACTGCTCCACCTGCCACACGATCATGGCCCAAGGGACCGGTCCCGGGGCCGACACCGTCGCGCTCAAAGGCCTTCCCTTCCGCCACCCCCAGGACATCGGCGGCATGGAACAGGAAGGTCAATGCAGCGCGTGCCACCAGGGCGGCGCCGAATTGTATTGA
- a CDS encoding universal stress protein, with the protein MRSPGGALKILAGIDGSAPAGRAAQFALERASAGGGSVCVVSVVPPLRRSPRAGEIAVVEALTLRARTALSEWAERFADRGVKAEVRLLESDRPAEALLREAERARASMVAVGARGLSPFKAFWLGSVSQRVVRGARRPVLVVRRAMPPRGLRVLVAVDGSAVGRRAIAFLKRLGLPAGSTVTAVHAVADPLALWAPEAGYGGVYPGGPFPSESREQRRARGLRTLQKAVKDLRGKFPRARGRLAEGHAPVEILAAAGKVRAHLVVVGARGLSGLDRFFLGSVSQQVLSHAEASLLIVP; encoded by the coding sequence GTGAGATCCCCGGGCGGCGCGCTGAAGATTCTGGCGGGGATCGACGGCTCCGCGCCGGCCGGGCGCGCGGCCCAATTCGCCCTGGAAAGGGCTTCCGCCGGGGGCGGATCCGTTTGCGTCGTGTCGGTGGTGCCGCCCCTCCGGCGGTCGCCCCGCGCCGGGGAAATCGCGGTGGTCGAGGCGTTGACCCTTCGGGCGCGGACGGCGCTGTCCGAATGGGCCGAACGCTTTGCGGACCGGGGCGTGAAGGCGGAGGTCCGGCTCCTGGAATCCGACCGTCCGGCGGAGGCGTTGCTTCGGGAGGCGGAACGGGCGCGCGCTTCGATGGTGGCGGTGGGCGCCCGGGGGTTGTCGCCCTTCAAGGCCTTTTGGTTGGGGAGCGTTTCCCAGCGCGTGGTCCGCGGAGCCCGTCGTCCGGTTCTGGTGGTCCGGCGGGCGATGCCGCCCCGGGGCCTTCGGGTGTTGGTCGCGGTGGACGGCTCGGCCGTGGGGCGTCGGGCGATCGCTTTTTTGAAGCGTCTGGGGCTGCCCGCCGGTTCGACGGTGACGGCGGTCCACGCGGTGGCCGACCCCCTGGCCCTCTGGGCGCCGGAAGCGGGCTACGGCGGCGTCTACCCCGGCGGGCCGTTCCCTTCGGAGTCCCGGGAACAACGGCGCGCGCGGGGGCTCCGGACCCTGCAAAAAGCCGTGAAGGACCTTCGCGGAAAATTTCCCCGGGCCCGGGGTCGGCTGGCCGAAGGACACGCCCCCGTTGAAATTTTGGCCGCGGCCGGCAAGGTTCGGGCGCACCTGGTGGTCGTGGGCGCCCGGGGGCTTTCCGGGTTGGACCGTTTTTTTCTGGGAAGCGTCTCGCAGCAGGTGCTGTCCCACGCCGAGGCGTCCTTGTTGATCGTTCCGTAA
- a CDS encoding phosphoribosyltransferase: MPGRLFEFGQPARDGGIEPREPAPVRYADRSAAGRRLAEALGPWTDESSRVLALPRGGVPVGFEVARALGVPLAALPARKLGAPGRPEFAVGALAGYESPVVALDNEALQSLGVTPDYVAEEIERQRARLAESVARFAPPDERPVLRDRQIILVDDGVATGATLRAALSFLESQGARPVVLALPVGPRDTLRKLRPLVRALLCPWIPEPFYAVGDHYENFDPVSDAEAIALLQSAEAKGANPAPRALDPAPR, from the coding sequence ATGCCTGGTCGTCTTTTCGAGTTCGGACAACCAGCGCGCGATGGTGGAATTGAACCACGCGAACCCGCCCCGGTGAGATACGCCGATCGCTCCGCCGCCGGACGGCGGTTGGCGGAGGCCCTGGGGCCCTGGACCGACGAGAGTTCGCGGGTGCTCGCCTTGCCGCGGGGCGGCGTGCCGGTGGGCTTCGAAGTCGCCCGGGCGCTGGGCGTCCCCTTGGCGGCCCTTCCGGCCCGCAAGCTGGGCGCCCCCGGTCGGCCGGAATTCGCCGTGGGCGCCCTGGCCGGGTACGAATCCCCCGTGGTCGCCCTGGACAACGAAGCGCTTCAAAGCCTGGGCGTCACGCCCGACTACGTCGCGGAGGAAATCGAACGTCAACGGGCGCGGTTGGCCGAGTCCGTGGCGCGGTTCGCCCCGCCCGACGAGCGGCCCGTCCTGCGCGACCGTCAAATCATCCTTGTGGACGACGGCGTGGCGACCGGGGCCACCCTCCGCGCGGCCCTTTCGTTCCTGGAGAGCCAGGGGGCCCGGCCGGTCGTCTTGGCCCTTCCGGTGGGACCCCGGGACACCCTCCGAAAGCTCCGGCCGTTGGTGCGCGCCCTCCTGTGTCCGTGGATCCCCGAGCCTTTTTACGCCGTGGGGGATCACTACGAAAATTTCGATCCCGTGTCCGACGCGGAGGCCATCGCCCTCTTGCAAAGCGCCGAGGCGAAAGGGGCGAACCCCGCCCCCCGGGCTCTGGACCCCGCCCCGCGCTAA
- the cysK gene encoding cysteine synthase A, whose amino-acid sequence MKIAKNVTELIGNTPLVRLGRLAQGVGADIVLKLEFFNPAHSVKDRIGLAMIEAAEAAGKIKPDTIIVEPTSGNTGIALAMVCAARGYKLVLTMPETMSKERRTLLKAFGAQIILTPGPEGMGGAIKRAEDLAASDPRYFIPQQFNNAANPAVHRKTTAEEIWRDTDGKADVLVSGIGTGGTITGVGEVIKARKPSFRCVAVEPDASPVLSGGAKGPHPIQGIGAGFVPKILNTKIYDEVVRVKNDDAFDIARRLATEEGVLGGISSGAAVWAALQVGRRPESQGKLIVVIIPSFGERYLSTALYAHLADN is encoded by the coding sequence ATGAAAATTGCGAAGAACGTGACGGAATTGATCGGCAACACGCCCCTGGTGCGATTGGGGCGTCTGGCCCAGGGCGTGGGCGCGGACATCGTCTTGAAGCTGGAGTTTTTCAACCCCGCCCACAGCGTGAAAGACCGCATCGGCTTGGCCATGATCGAAGCGGCCGAGGCCGCCGGGAAAATCAAACCGGACACGATCATTGTCGAGCCCACCAGCGGCAACACGGGAATCGCCCTGGCCATGGTGTGCGCGGCCCGGGGCTACAAACTCGTCCTGACCATGCCCGAAACCATGAGCAAGGAACGGCGGACCCTGTTGAAGGCCTTCGGGGCGCAGATCATCCTCACCCCGGGGCCCGAAGGCATGGGCGGGGCCATCAAACGCGCGGAAGATTTGGCCGCCTCGGACCCGCGGTATTTCATTCCCCAGCAATTCAACAACGCCGCCAACCCCGCCGTGCACCGGAAAACCACCGCCGAGGAAATTTGGCGGGACACCGACGGCAAGGCGGACGTCCTGGTGTCCGGCATCGGCACCGGGGGGACCATCACCGGCGTGGGGGAAGTGATCAAGGCGCGCAAGCCTTCCTTTCGCTGCGTGGCCGTGGAGCCCGACGCGTCCCCCGTGCTGTCCGGCGGGGCCAAGGGGCCGCACCCCATCCAGGGCATCGGGGCGGGGTTCGTCCCGAAGATTTTGAACACGAAAATTTACGACGAGGTCGTCCGGGTCAAAAACGACGACGCCTTCGACATCGCCCGAAGGTTGGCGACGGAAGAGGGCGTGTTGGGGGGGATCTCCTCCGGCGCCGCGGTGTGGGCGGCCCTTCAGGTGGGCCGTCGGCCGGAGAGCCAGGGAAAACTGATCGTCGTGATCATCCCCTCCTTCGGCGAGCGGTATTTGAGCACCGCCCTCTACGCGCATTTGGCCGATAATTGA
- the cysE gene encoding serine O-acetyltransferase: MLQTLRRDLFAVMTRDPAARSRLEVVLCYPGLHAVWIHRGTHALWRMGLKTLARLLSQVARSWTGIEIHPGAIIGPGLFIDHGMGVVIGETAEIGANVTLYQGVTLGGTSWHKGKRHPTLRDGVVVGAGAKVLGAFEIGERSRVGANAVVVKPVPPDSIVVGVPGEIVRGGAHAHLHRPDLDHGRLPDVLSDAIGSLSAKLALLESRLANEKDQALLTAPDRAVRQDDDFSI, encoded by the coding sequence ATGCTTCAAACCCTCCGCCGGGATTTGTTCGCCGTCATGACCCGGGACCCGGCGGCCCGGAGCCGGCTGGAAGTGGTGCTGTGCTACCCCGGGCTCCACGCCGTTTGGATCCACCGGGGGACCCACGCCCTTTGGCGGATGGGGTTAAAGACCTTGGCGCGCCTATTGTCCCAGGTCGCCCGGTCTTGGACGGGCATTGAAATCCACCCCGGCGCGATCATCGGTCCGGGGCTGTTCATCGACCACGGCATGGGGGTCGTCATCGGCGAGACGGCGGAAATCGGCGCCAACGTGACGCTCTACCAGGGCGTGACCCTGGGCGGCACCAGCTGGCACAAGGGCAAGCGGCATCCCACTCTGCGCGACGGCGTGGTGGTGGGGGCCGGCGCCAAAGTTTTGGGCGCTTTTGAAATCGGGGAGCGAAGCCGGGTCGGCGCCAACGCCGTGGTGGTCAAGCCCGTTCCGCCCGATTCCATCGTGGTCGGCGTTCCCGGCGAAATCGTCCGCGGCGGGGCCCACGCCCACCTTCACCGGCCGGACTTGGACCACGGACGCCTTCCGGACGTGTTGAGCGACGCCATCGGCTCCCTGTCCGCCAAGCTGGCGCTCCTGGAATCGCGCCTGGCCAACGAAAAAGACCAGGCCCTCCTCACCGCCCCCGACCGCGCCGTCCGCCAGGACGACGATTTCTCGATTTAA
- a CDS encoding RHS repeat-associated core domain-containing protein: MTDIGYTGHRLDASDSLVFAKNRYFDPATGRWLTPDILVENPYEPQSLNRYAYCRNNPITYVDPLGLWRISISFHAGIGGHLSYDSRSGHLRGGVGVGIGASFSYGQANWGVGASNAAYLDVGYDNKMKSVYITGQYGQGVQGGNGQASHGWGASGTYYFRQDEYQVGAGAGWFGMNANAGYSSFGDGSWSYGGGWAQFNATYNEGSKSWSYFYTLDTKDWKGKYRNEQKRSEQNGGNGYGPIMENPLARGFFKGMDWIATVTTGRNAADVHDSQYGNPSVTKGKADFGLMTNMATGSISAMPYPNGFFNTAVGLALSPVYYMAVGLGGEPARRAALGDR, encoded by the coding sequence GTGACGGACATCGGCTACACCGGCCATCGACTCGACGCGAGCGACAGCCTGGTCTTCGCCAAGAACCGCTACTTTGATCCTGCGACGGGGAGGTGGTTGACCCCCGATATCTTGGTGGAGAACCCGTACGAACCGCAATCGCTGAATCGTTATGCCTATTGCCGCAACAACCCCATCACTTATGTCGATCCTCTGGGGCTGTGGCGGATCAGCATCAGCTTCCATGCCGGTATCGGAGGCCATTTGTCTTACGATTCTCGGAGCGGCCATTTGAGGGGTGGCGTCGGGGTTGGAATTGGCGCGAGTTTCAGCTATGGGCAGGCCAATTGGGGTGTCGGGGCTTCCAACGCCGCTTATCTTGACGTCGGCTATGACAATAAGATGAAGAGCGTTTATATCACCGGCCAATACGGCCAGGGTGTGCAGGGTGGTAATGGGCAAGCGTCACACGGATGGGGTGCCTCTGGGACCTATTACTTCAGGCAAGATGAGTATCAGGTGGGGGCAGGTGCTGGATGGTTTGGGATGAACGCCAATGCCGGTTATTCCAGCTTCGGCGACGGCAGCTGGAGCTATGGCGGAGGCTGGGCTCAATTCAATGCCACTTACAACGAGGGTTCGAAGAGTTGGAGTTACTTTTACACCCTCGACACCAAGGATTGGAAGGGAAAATATCGGAATGAACAGAAGCGCAGTGAGCAAAACGGCGGCAATGGTTACGGGCCGATTATGGAGAACCCCCTTGCGCGTGGTTTTTTCAAAGGGATGGATTGGATCGCGACGGTGACGACGGGCAGGAATGCGGCCGATGTGCATGATTCACAGTATGGAAACCCAAGTGTCACTAAAGGAAAAGCTGATTTCGGATTGATGACGAATATGGCGACGGGATCTATTTCCGCCATGCCGTACCCGAACGGCTTCTTCAATACCGCCGTTGGGCTGGCGCTCAGCCCGGTCTACTATATGGCCGTTGGTCTTGGCGGGGAACCGGCGCGTCGCGCCGCACTGGGAGATAGGTGA
- a CDS encoding RHS repeat-associated core domain-containing protein encodes MTDVGFTGHRMDGDGLIYMKARYYDPGLGRFLTPDSIVQDAFDPQTLNRYTYVRDNPVNLVDPTGHKWHWWREKMEKPAHKVVRTKWFNYTMGTVCVAVGAVVSLGGSPWIGYEIAALGGGYFYSRAGANVDVPAPGYPVAQFGGGAAWNRKDTGDISITGMPFPTVTQPAPARSPQFSIELSFGGETEEDARRKGEVLTLAEAGLGDYISAAERTAARVAARIRDYGSVDVNFNAGNGVLGLMGVSLLRVPVFWMGGVGIGVGISVGPSVNIGQSAAWAHVLNIWWICGWRIGIRRYQ; translated from the coding sequence GTGACGGACGTGGGGTTCACGGGCCACCGGATGGACGGGGACGGGTTGATTTACATGAAGGCGCGGTATTACGACCCGGGCCTGGGCCGGTTCCTGACGCCGGACTCCATCGTGCAGGACGCCTTTGACCCGCAGACCCTGAACCGGTATACCTATGTCAGGGACAATCCGGTTAATTTGGTTGATCCAACTGGGCACAAGTGGCACTGGTGGCGTGAAAAGATGGAGAAACCGGCGCACAAGGTTGTGCGCACCAAGTGGTTTAACTACACAATGGGGACGGTTTGTGTGGCCGTGGGGGCGGTGGTGTCGTTGGGTGGCAGCCCATGGATCGGTTATGAAATCGCTGCCCTGGGAGGAGGGTATTTCTATTCCAGGGCGGGAGCCAACGTCGATGTCCCGGCGCCGGGTTATCCGGTGGCCCAATTCGGGGGCGGCGCTGCTTGGAATAGAAAAGACACTGGAGATATTTCTATCACAGGGATGCCTTTCCCGACTGTCACCCAACCAGCTCCGGCACGGTCACCGCAATTCTCAATCGAGTTGAGTTTCGGTGGAGAAACAGAGGAGGATGCTCGTCGAAAGGGCGAGGTGTTAACGCTTGCTGAAGCCGGGTTGGGTGATTACATTTCTGCGGCAGAGAGGACAGCGGCACGAGTTGCCGCACGTATTCGTGATTACGGAAGCGTCGACGTTAATTTTAATGCTGGAAACGGTGTATTAGGGTTAATGGGAGTCTCTCTGTTACGGGTACCGGTGTTTTGGATGGGTGGGGTGGGAATCGGAGTCGGAATTTCCGTTGGGCCATCAGTAAACATCGGACAGTCTGCCGCTTGGGCTCACGTTCTCAATATCTGGTGGATCTGCGGTTGGAGGATCGGCATCCGGCGTTATCAGTAA
- a CDS encoding transposase, which yields MPRQARLDFEGCFHHVINRGMERREIFRDAQDYVNFRDCLERFTVEDGIRCYGWALMPNHFHLVVKTGKAPLSVFMSRLQTSYAGTFNRRHRRTGKLFQNRYKSIVCDEDVYFKELVAYVHLNPLRAKMVESLKGLEKYAWSGHRAVLGKEKAAWQDVDGVLKEFGGNPGEARRRYMAFLEERRGGKAGSFSGGGLVRSRGGVGLSLATGEGGKEDYNTRILGDGAFIQRIERAAGPIERPLKRRGSLKDLMKAVAAHEDVPFEEVTAPGKTTARGSHARSVISYLAATMLGERKNVVADGLNVTPLAVTKLCRKGAEIVGGNGEALLGELSIV from the coding sequence ATGCCGCGTCAAGCGCGATTGGATTTTGAAGGATGCTTTCATCACGTCATTAACCGCGGAATGGAGCGGCGGGAGATATTCCGGGACGCACAAGACTATGTGAACTTCAGGGATTGCCTGGAACGGTTCACCGTTGAAGACGGAATACGGTGCTATGGTTGGGCGTTGATGCCCAACCATTTTCATTTGGTGGTGAAGACGGGGAAAGCGCCGCTGTCGGTGTTTATGAGCCGACTGCAGACCTCCTACGCGGGGACGTTCAATCGGCGGCACCGGCGAACGGGGAAATTGTTTCAAAACCGATATAAATCGATCGTGTGCGACGAGGACGTGTATTTTAAGGAGCTGGTGGCCTACGTGCACCTCAATCCGCTGAGGGCGAAGATGGTGGAATCTTTAAAAGGGCTTGAAAAGTATGCGTGGAGCGGGCATCGGGCGGTTCTGGGAAAAGAAAAAGCGGCCTGGCAGGATGTGGACGGCGTGTTGAAGGAATTCGGAGGGAATCCCGGCGAGGCGCGCCGAAGGTACATGGCCTTTTTGGAGGAGCGTCGGGGGGGAAAGGCGGGGTCGTTTTCGGGCGGGGGCCTGGTGCGGAGCCGGGGCGGCGTGGGGTTGTCTCTCGCGACCGGGGAGGGGGGGAAGGAAGACTACAACACTCGAATATTGGGCGACGGGGCGTTTATTCAAAGAATTGAAAGAGCGGCGGGGCCCATCGAACGGCCGTTGAAGAGGCGGGGAAGTCTTAAGGATTTGATGAAAGCGGTGGCGGCGCACGAAGACGTTCCTTTTGAAGAGGTGACGGCGCCGGGAAAGACGACGGCGCGAGGGAGCCACGCCCGTTCGGTCATTAGTTATCTGGCGGCGACTATGCTTGGCGAGCGGAAAAACGTTGTGGCGGACGGTTTAAATGTGACGCCCCTGGCGGTGACGAAGCTTTGCCGGAAGGGCGCTGAAATCGTCGGCGGAAACGGGGAAGCCTTGCTGGGCGAATTATCAATAGTATAA